The Carassius auratus strain Wakin chromosome 27, ASM336829v1, whole genome shotgun sequence genome includes a region encoding these proteins:
- the LOC113046110 gene encoding guanylate kinase isoform X2 has translation MRDHSKEEAMAGPRPVVMSGPSGAGKSTLLKKLLKEFDGVFGFSVSHTTRSPRPGEENGKDYHYVTREVMQAAIAKGEFIENAEFSGNMYGTSKAAVQAVQAKNLICILDIDMQGVNNIKRTDLNPIYVSIQPPSMETLEKRLRDRKTESEESLQKRLRAAKVDMEISKEPGLFDVLIVNDDLDLAYGKLKDALLEEIQKVRDTNKS, from the exons CGATGGCTGGACCGAGGCCTGTGGTGATGAGTGGACCGTCTGGAGCTGGCAAGAGCACTCTGCTGAAGAAGCTGCTCAAGGAGTTTGACGGCGTCTTTGGCTTCAGCGTTTCCC atacgaCGCGGAGCCCCCGTCCAGGAGAGGAGAACGGCAAAG attATCATTATGTTACCAGGGAAGTGATGCAGGCGGCCATAGCAAAGGGGGAATTTATCgaaaatgctgaattttcagggAACATGTATGGAACAAG TAAAGCAGCTGTACAGGCTGTTCAAGCCAaaaatttgatttgcattttggaCATTGACATGCAGGGAGTGAATAACATCAAGAGAACCGATCTCAACCCCATCTATGTGTCCATCCAGCCTCCGTCAATGGAAACCCTG GAAAAACGATTAAGGGATAGAAAAACCGAATCTGAGGAAAGTCTACAAAAACGTTTACGTGCCGCCAAAGTTGACATGGAAATAA GTAAAGAGCCAGGTTTATTTGATGTACTGATTGTCAATGATGATCTTGACCTAGCGTATGGGAAATTAAAAGACGCTCTTCTTGAG
- the LOC113046110 gene encoding guanylate kinase isoform X3: MAGPRPVVMSGPSGAGKSTLLKKLLKEFDGVFGFSVSHTTRSPRPGEENGKDYHYVTREVMQAAIAKGEFIENAEFSGNMYGTSKAAVQAVQAKNLICILDIDMQGVNNIKRTDLNPIYVSIQPPSMETLEKRLRDRKTESEESLQKRLRAAKVDMEISKEPGLFDVLIVNDDLDLAYGKLKDALLEEIQKVRDTNKS; the protein is encoded by the exons ATGGCTGGACCGAGGCCTGTGGTGATGAGTGGACCGTCTGGAGCTGGCAAGAGCACTCTGCTGAAGAAGCTGCTCAAGGAGTTTGACGGCGTCTTTGGCTTCAGCGTTTCCC atacgaCGCGGAGCCCCCGTCCAGGAGAGGAGAACGGCAAAG attATCATTATGTTACCAGGGAAGTGATGCAGGCGGCCATAGCAAAGGGGGAATTTATCgaaaatgctgaattttcagggAACATGTATGGAACAAG TAAAGCAGCTGTACAGGCTGTTCAAGCCAaaaatttgatttgcattttggaCATTGACATGCAGGGAGTGAATAACATCAAGAGAACCGATCTCAACCCCATCTATGTGTCCATCCAGCCTCCGTCAATGGAAACCCTG GAAAAACGATTAAGGGATAGAAAAACCGAATCTGAGGAAAGTCTACAAAAACGTTTACGTGCCGCCAAAGTTGACATGGAAATAA GTAAAGAGCCAGGTTTATTTGATGTACTGATTGTCAATGATGATCTTGACCTAGCGTATGGGAAATTAAAAGACGCTCTTCTTGAG